The genomic segment TTCGGCCGGGTCGCGCTGGCCGGCCAGCATATAGGTGTTGGTCATCCGCGGCATCGGCACGTGGGCGTAGGACTGCCGGCGGCCGTTGCCGGTCGGCTTCATACCCATCAGCCGGGCGTTCTGGCGGTCCTGCATGTAGCCGGTGAGGATGCCGTCCTCGATCAGCACGGTGCGGCTGGTCGGGGTGCCCTCGTCGTCGATCGACAGCGAGCCGCGCCGCGCCGAGATGGTGCCGTCGTCCACCACGGTGACGCCCTTGGCGGCGACCTGCTGGCCGAGCAGGCCAGCGAAGGCGGAGGTCTTCTTGCGGTTGAAATCGCCCTCGAGGCCGTGGCCGACTGCCTCGTGCAGCATCACGCCGGGCCAGCCGGGGCCGAGCACCACGTCCATCTCGCCGGCGGGCGCGGGCACGGATTCGAGATTGACCAGCGCCTCGCGCAGCGCGCCATCGGCGGCGTCGCGCCACGCCTTGGTCTCGATGAACCGCGCATAAGGCTCGCGGCCGCCATAACCCTTGGAGCCGCTCTCCTGGCGGTCACCCTGGCCGGCGACCACCGAGACGTTGACGCGCACGAGCGGGCGGATGTCGCGATAGCTCTCGCCGTCGGGGCGCAGGATTTCAACCACCTGCCAGGTGGCGCCGACCGAGACCGACACCTGCCGCACCCGCGGATCCTTGTCGCGGATATAGGCGTCGATCTCGCCGAGCAGCTTGACCTTGGCTTCAAAGCCCGGCGCGTCGAGCGGGTTGTCGTCACCATACAGCTGTACATTGGTGTGCGGCGGCGCCACCGACAGGCTGCCGCTGTAGTCGCCGCGCACCGCAGCGACCGCATCCGCGGCGCGGATCAGCGCCGGCAGCGACACGTCGGAGGAATGCGCATAGCCGACCGCATCGTCCTTAACGGCGCGTAAACCGAAGCCCTGCGCGGTGTCGTAGGTCGCCTGCTTCAGCCGGCCGTTGTCGAATGCCAGCGCTTCGGTCTGGCTGTATTCGAGAAACAGCTCGCCATCGTCCGCCCCCTGCAGCCCCCGCGCGATCTCGCGCCTCACCTCGTCCCGATCGAGATTGGCGCGGTCGATGAGCGAGGTCTGGGCTGGGTTGGTCATGAGGTCCTGTTCCCGAAGTTGTTTGGGTGACAAGATAGGTGGTCTGAGCTGGTTCTGCGAGGGGTTGGCGGATTTAGGCGCGGCGCCTTCGCCCCGCTGAAAAGCATGCTATGGTCTTCAAATGGATTACCGGGAGATCATCACCATCGAGCCGGGGAAGCGCGGCGGTCGCCCCTGCATTCGCCACATGCGGATCGCAGTCGCGGATGTGCTCGGCTGGCTGGCAGACGGGCAGAGTCCGGAAGAGATCATCTCAGATTTTCCGGAGCTGACCGACCAGGACATCCGTGCGGCGCTCGCATATGCGGCGGATCGTGAACGGCGGCTCATCACGGCTTCGTAATGAAGCTGCTGTTCGACCAGAACCTCAGCTTTAAACTCTGCCAAGACGTCTCTGATCTTTTCCCAGGATCGTGCCACGTACGCGATGTCGGCCTGACGCAGGCGGATGACCGGACGATATGGAGCTTCGCTCGGGCCAATCAGTTGACGATCGTGTCCCAGGATGCCGATTTTTCCGATATGGCGATGCTGCTCGGGCCGCCGCCGAAAGTGATTTGGGTACGCTCAGGAAATCGGCCGCGCGTCGCAATCGCGCTGTTGCTTCGAACCCATTCCGGCCTGATCGCGGAGTTCGAGGTGAATGATGCGGTCTGTCTGGAAATCTACTAGCCGAGATATCCGATACTCAGCGCGAAGTCGGTGCAGGGTGTCTCGCTTGACATTATATCGCGCACGATATAAATC from the Rhodopseudomonas palustris genome contains:
- the tldD gene encoding metalloprotease TldD, whose product is MTNPAQTSLIDRANLDRDEVRREIARGLQGADDGELFLEYSQTEALAFDNGRLKQATYDTAQGFGLRAVKDDAVGYAHSSDVSLPALIRAADAVAAVRGDYSGSLSVAPPHTNVQLYGDDNPLDAPGFEAKVKLLGEIDAYIRDKDPRVRQVSVSVGATWQVVEILRPDGESYRDIRPLVRVNVSVVAGQGDRQESGSKGYGGREPYARFIETKAWRDAADGALREALVNLESVPAPAGEMDVVLGPGWPGVMLHEAVGHGLEGDFNRKKTSAFAGLLGQQVAAKGVTVVDDGTISARRGSLSIDDEGTPTSRTVLIEDGILTGYMQDRQNARLMGMKPTGNGRRQSYAHVPMPRMTNTYMLAGQRDPAEILASVKNGIYAVNFGGGQVDITSGKYVFQCTEAYRIENGKIGAPLKGAMLIGNGPTDLHRISMIGNDMQLDDGIGTCGKNGQGVPVGVGQPTLRMDKITVGGTGG
- a CDS encoding DUF433 domain-containing protein encodes the protein MDYREIITIEPGKRGGRPCIRHMRIAVADVLGWLADGQSPEEIISDFPELTDQDIRAALAYAADRERRLITAS
- a CDS encoding DUF5615 family PIN-like protein gives rise to the protein MKLLFDQNLSFKLCQDVSDLFPGSCHVRDVGLTQADDRTIWSFARANQLTIVSQDADFSDMAMLLGPPPKVIWVRSGNRPRVAIALLLRTHSGLIAEFEVNDAVCLEIY